Part of the Impatiens glandulifera chromosome 8, dImpGla2.1, whole genome shotgun sequence genome is shown below.
GCTCAAATCTATCGTTTATTGCACGGAGGCGTGAATCGAGCATAAAGATAACAAGACTTTTGGGACATTAGGAGTCTCTTTCTAATATTCGGtggatttgtttgaaaataaaatatagaaaattcaACATCATTAGTTATAAgactaattaaatttatatgtaaTGCATTTTTTTCGCGTCTAATTTAGATAATATCCAGCTTCTAGTCAAAGGTATGGATGGACTAGGGTGTgccataatataaaaataaaataatataactaatCAAGGTAAAGAAATTAAGCCAATCTAAAGTAATCAAATACAAAGATAACACTTAAAATAGACAATATAGAGTTGAAAAGCAAAACcatatattataagttgaaatatcattttagaataaatttgatttgaatgaATAAACAATTTCTttcttagaaaataaaatatcttaaagggTTGTAACTCCTTCACCTAAAATTATGtgtagttattatatatattttttttgtgcaAGTATGATTTTCaatgaaaaaattaagagaTTACATATTctattttaagtctttttttttaatagaatgtCATacataaaaactaaattatatattatgattagtcgctaaataattttttacgaGAAAGGTTAGAGGAGACATCATTTGCTTTTGTTTGCAAAAAAATGGTTGCGATTGGGAGCCTAGTTTTGAATATAATTGGTATTGAATGGTTAATGTCTGAGTCAATCGTTGGTTCTAaaagtttagaaaaaaattgCAAGTTTGGTTGGATTGAATCAATGCGTCTCTATTATTGTTATCTTATAGTAAACTATTTCACTGGTAAGTAAGACGATTAGTGATCGCGATACACTGATTCATTTATTTCACTACACTCTTATTATGATGAGAGAAGATgtctaacctttttttttttttttataatcttcaGTCTCGTTAACGTTAGTTTTTCATGTTTGTTCGTTAATGaacgttttattttatattttattattattttttaaataattaatcacgTTGTGTTTAAAGTatgtttgataatattttgggcataagtatttttgtatttttgccTTAAAATTAGACGACTCCAATTTATATCTTATTGCATTATCTTCGAGAAAAAAATAGATTCTAAAAtcttatttgattaatataaaaatgttgttttaaagtaaaaacaaaCCAAGACATCTCTTACAAAacaaatattctaaaatttaaattgattaacataaaaataagcATACTTAattgaatgaataaatatatagagataattcaaatttaatcttTTCTCTATCTTCTTTTTATTCATGCACTAcctgtctaactttcattagcAAATGAGGATATTCTAATATGGGCATTTTTTGTATAAAGGGCCAAAGCCCATTATAACTTTTACATCCTCCAGATATATAACTTCTTCCCATTAAAcctattgttaaaatattttaacaggACTTCCGATTTTAGGACCCAAATTGattttgcatatttttttaaaaaaaaatatcttaactctaatgatatttaaaaaatatatcttaactctaatgatatttaaaaaatatatatcattcataagttggttgaattttttttaattaaaaaagaactaGAAAGACATCTCATAGTCATAATCtcgtttaaactcaaaacgcttaCGAATAAAATTGAAACTATGATCTCTTGTCTCTTAAATggcataaaattattattttttttacttttaacaaTACTAATATATTTGCTTTTGTTCTTAATTTTATACACTAAATTCGTttggttaaaattttaaataaaaataactcaaattaattaaaaacatatttttagacTCTCTTATTCATccatcacttaatttattaataaaaatattaaatatcctatattttaaattgttattttttattttattataatatattaacttgtaaattttttactaaaataatttttacctcTTTATAATTATCACTAAtcattacaatttattttctttagaagttttataaataaaaaactcaaatctGAACAAAAAGTTAagatatttttgttaggtttgtattaatattttttatattataatcttgttatttatctaaaaacattaaatttaaaacatcaaATTGCAGTTATtcttaagttaattatatatatattattaaaaataaagtatgatttttaaaattgaaagaaagaaaataattaacttaatattaaagtatataattatttaaataatatcctAATATATGctagttaattaaatttaaagagTTATTTGTACAATTGAGCCTACAACTCTACAAGCATTTTAGACCCAGGTCTCACTAAGGTTCTAAGTTCGAAcccgtcagacgacaagttATGCGTCTAGTTAAATTGGTCGCATTTAAGTGGTGAACGCAATTTTTAAAATTGCAGATTTTagtgaaatttaaaatattcatttaatgcGATGCTCAAAACGTGTAAAATAGATATGGTTATAAATGAAgttaaaatacaaaaacaagTGATACTTAAACTTGTGATATTGTCTAAGACAATAGAccaataaattgttttattagaGGTTTATAATCTAACCTTGTATTAGAAACATGTACTCAGTTGGTGAGAGGTGAATATCTGATTTGGAATCGAGTTAAATTATTGATGTTCTAGCCAGAACtttgataacaaaaaaaacaactaaaGATCACATTACCATCAACAAACAAAACTCAAATTAACCCAAATAACAAAGATCAAACTAGCTCCAAGTAAAATAAAGCAGTCCATTTAGATCAAATCCCCCAAACTATATAAAGATCACATTTTTCTTCAGATTTCAAATGGAACAAGATAAAGAAGATCTTGCCATGTAACcaataaacaaacaaacctaATTCTTCTTCAATAACTTCTTCAATCTTCAATTTGATTCCCCTTTTCCATTCTTCAATTTTCCTTTTTCATTATTGGGTATGAAACCAATCATAAAGACTTCTTCTCTAAATACTTACAAAAGGAGTAATCCAATTGAAAACCAATCCAAATTCCAACTTTGCCTGATCCAAATTCCAACTTTGCCTGATCCAAATTCATACACTCAATTAAAAActcatttctttttcttcccAAGAACAAGAAAAATGGAACATTCAATCCATAAGAGGTTCAGTTCATCCATCAAAGATGAACAAGAAAGACCCATGATGAAATTCATCATCTGTCTTTTCCAAATCAGCTTATTTTTCCATGAATTTGAGAATTCTTTAGCTACAGAGATGCCCAAATCAAATCTAAActgaaaaaatctaaaattaatacATAGACATAAACGAAATCAAGAAATATTATAGAAATCAAGATCCAGTGAAGCAAAACAATGAAAGGGCAGGAAAAAGGATACAAGGAAGGAAAAGACGAATGAGTTGAGAAGAAGAATTAATGATAGATCACCGTTTGGGGAAGATCAGATGGGTTTGATAACGCTGGATCCATCAGGATCTTCATCTGCCGGTTGAGGATTGGGATTGGGATTGAGAGGGGCGCGGATGTTGTTGTTGTCTTCTTCGTCGGGATCGTAATCGGGATTGAGACTCCGATCAATTGCTTCACGACCCTTCTCGAGGCAGGGTTTGCACGCCATCTCAATGGCGATCCATCCAAGAACTAACCCTGCAATTGATATCAGTGCTGCTGTTAATGCCGCCATTATACCCTTTCTCTGTTTCTCTTCTctcaaaggaagaagaagaactggCTGAGATGAGCCTGCAATTAATGTGAAGCAATTATTGACCGAAAatggtaatatatattttttattcttttaatcatatatgattttaataatttttttttttttttttgttaaatgtatattaaaaaatgataaagaatcGTTTAAGTAAAACCAGAtgacattataaataaaaaaacgttattcaatatattatattaattgattttattggTTTTCagaataaatataagaaaacgttaaaataataactttatgaATGATACGAATTGGACGATTATGATAATTGAAATTTGGGAttttaactcaaatatgtaggtaTGTTATATCAGTTacattaattcaaacatttcaGTAACTACCCAAAAACTCGGACATCATCCAATAAATCTCAGTAATACTAATCATccatcgacaatgcaaaagtaagtgagttatcgattatttttttttatacatacgATAATGATTATCCATATTACAACACTTTTAATGCAAATATCATCATACACGTTTTCAATTAGTATTTAATTTAGAAAcggttagaaatcttgtcttaaaaaacagaaatatatatatatatatataaatgatgctacaaaaaaaaaattaaatataatgttacaaagaatgaaatcaccataataaaatgttgattcgagtcATGTGCCTAGCATATTTcctttaaaacagtttcaccgtttCCCTTTGTGATGGAGTTTATCATAGATGACTGTCTCCCATGGTACAATGAATCTAGTAATGATTTAGCACTATAATCACTACACAATGAGCTTGACAAAATACATGAATCAATCACTGTGTTTCAATGGAAATATGACGAGtcaaaactcgaagaacactcgacTGAGtaaaaaaattcgaagaacACTCGACTGAGTAAGAAAATTCGAAGAACACTCAATTGAGTAAAGAACTTGAagaaaattcaagaaaaataaagaaaaaacctTTCGAGTTCTAAAGAGATTATGGAATGAGTGAAAAAgagatatgagatatttttcAAAGTTTCAACATGAAggggataaataaattaatttatcaatcaaCAGTTTTGATAATTCATTCAACAGTTGTCATACCCCCTTGACATTTTAAGATTCTTGGCATTTGATCTTATCCATTGACATATCCACTGGcattaaatttcacaaaaaatttacatttgaatttgatatgaatttatatttatttaaattatattacatttaatttatttatcaaaattctcatttccatttaattaatgaaattagtttaaaattccaacaatctccaacattaatagaaattgaaagattaacccggtaaAAGATTCAACAGTTGAATCCTATATAAGATAGGTAGGtttaactttactagctgatttaCGGTAAAAGATTCCCTTTGAACATTttcttatgaaaat
Proteins encoded:
- the LOC124912282 gene encoding uncharacterized protein LOC124912282; the protein is MAALTAALISIAGLVLGWIAIEMACKPCLEKGREAIDRSLNPDYDPDEEDNNNIRAPLNPNPNPQPADEDPDGSSVIKPI